One stretch of Comamonas testosteroni DNA includes these proteins:
- a CDS encoding DUF2946 family protein → MTLQQLRRIATCLLGRCVLAWMALSMGVAAAAPLIQSQGLELICTSTGAVKLIVKGEDGGSALGAGHLDCPMCLPHAAPPPPALQLPPPTQSPLWHALQPVQRARIASLTAAPLPARGPPGAYL, encoded by the coding sequence ATGACCTTGCAACAGCTTCGCCGCATAGCCACCTGCCTGCTGGGCCGGTGCGTGCTGGCATGGATGGCACTGTCCATGGGAGTGGCGGCGGCCGCTCCACTGATCCAATCTCAGGGGCTTGAGCTGATCTGCACCAGCACCGGCGCGGTCAAGCTGATCGTCAAGGGCGAAGACGGCGGCAGTGCCCTGGGTGCGGGCCACCTCGATTGCCCCATGTGCCTGCCCCATGCAGCACCGCCTCCGCCCGCGCTGCAGCTGCCGCCCCCTACCCAGTCGCCGCTGTGGCATGCACTGCAGCCTGTGCAGCGCGCACGCATCGCCTCCCTTACCGCCGCGCCCCTGCCTGCGCGCGGACCGCCCGGCGCTTATCTCTGA
- a CDS encoding MFS transporter gives MSVNVSAPGLSASSLLLMALACGLCAGGNYFNQPLLHSIAAHFLVSESAAATSVTLAQVAYAAGLLLLAPLGDKLQRRGLAVSLMLLAALGQALCGLAGQFDLFLLGTLMAGLFSVAAQVLVPMAAALAQPGQSGRAVGWVMSGLLLGILLARSVAGMVSEAWGWQAVYQGAALVMAVVALWLWKALPASRNPSPVSYPQVLRSMWHLLRSQPGLRQRTLVSALAFASVSVLFSTMALQLSSGPLGLDDGQIGLTGLAGAAGALVATQAGRLVDKGLGRVSCAIGALALLLSWPLLWVGGAHLGWFVLGMVVIDLGLQCLNITNQATVAQLLPAARGRMNAVYMTGYFTGAAAGSALGTLAWRIDGWQGACVLGLALALLACLGTFRMRKTHRLVAA, from the coding sequence ATGTCGGTGAACGTTTCCGCGCCCGGTCTGAGCGCTTCCTCCCTTTTGTTGATGGCACTGGCCTGCGGCCTGTGTGCAGGCGGCAATTATTTCAACCAGCCGCTGCTGCACTCGATTGCCGCTCACTTCTTGGTCAGCGAGTCGGCGGCCGCGACCAGCGTGACACTGGCCCAGGTGGCCTATGCGGCAGGCCTGCTGCTGCTGGCCCCTCTGGGCGACAAGCTGCAGCGCCGCGGCCTGGCGGTGAGCCTGATGCTGCTGGCGGCCCTGGGGCAGGCGCTGTGCGGCCTGGCGGGCCAGTTCGATCTGTTTCTGCTGGGCACGCTGATGGCGGGCCTGTTCTCGGTTGCGGCCCAGGTGCTGGTGCCCATGGCGGCGGCACTGGCCCAGCCGGGGCAAAGCGGGCGGGCCGTGGGCTGGGTGATGAGCGGTCTGCTGCTGGGTATCTTGCTGGCCCGCAGCGTGGCCGGCATGGTCTCTGAGGCCTGGGGCTGGCAGGCCGTCTACCAGGGCGCTGCGCTGGTGATGGCCGTGGTGGCGCTGTGGCTGTGGAAGGCGCTGCCGGCATCGCGCAACCCCAGCCCTGTCAGTTATCCACAGGTGCTGAGAAGCATGTGGCATCTGCTGCGCAGCCAGCCGGGTCTGCGCCAGCGTACCCTGGTCAGCGCGCTGGCGTTTGCCTCGGTCAGCGTGCTGTTCTCGACCATGGCGCTGCAGTTGTCCAGCGGTCCCCTGGGCCTGGATGATGGGCAGATCGGTTTGACCGGTCTGGCCGGCGCGGCGGGTGCCCTGGTGGCCACGCAGGCGGGGCGGCTGGTGGACAAGGGTCTTGGGCGCGTGAGCTGCGCCATCGGGGCGCTGGCCCTGCTGCTATCCTGGCCCCTGCTGTGGGTGGGCGGAGCACATCTGGGCTGGTTCGTGCTGGGCATGGTGGTGATCGATCTGGGCCTGCAATGCCTGAACATCACCAACCAGGCCACGGTGGCCCAGTTGCTGCCCGCGGCGCGCGGCCGCATGAATGCCGTCTATATGACGGGCTATTTCACGGGCGCGGCGGCGGGCTCGGCACTGGGGACTCTCGCCTGGCGCATCGACGGCTGGCAAGGTGCCTGCGTGCTGGGCCTGGCCCTGGCGCTGCTGGCCTGCCTGGGTACATTCAGGATGCGCAAGACCCACAGGCTTGTGGCCGCTTAA
- a CDS encoding MarR family winged helix-turn-helix transcriptional regulator, protein MSFADAPSRDRLGFLMVTLTRQWRRFVEEQLAASGLTDATWTPLLHLRAWGDGVTQKELAERVGLDGSSLVRLLDILEGKGWVERRADAADRRSKRIFLTAEGNSAVDHVRATMLEAELSLLQDLEDCEVEAMLDGVNKIRARIEQMHEQHSAQAQPGTEERA, encoded by the coding sequence ATGTCTTTTGCCGATGCTCCCTCCCGCGACCGCCTGGGCTTTCTCATGGTCACCCTGACCCGCCAATGGCGGCGTTTTGTCGAAGAACAGCTGGCCGCCAGCGGCCTGACCGACGCCACCTGGACGCCACTGTTGCACCTGCGCGCCTGGGGCGACGGCGTGACGCAAAAGGAGCTGGCCGAGCGCGTGGGCCTGGACGGCTCCAGCCTGGTGCGCCTGCTGGACATTCTCGAAGGCAAGGGCTGGGTGGAGCGCCGCGCCGATGCGGCCGACCGCCGCAGCAAGCGCATCTTTCTCACGGCCGAAGGCAATAGCGCCGTGGACCATGTCCGCGCCACCATGCTGGAGGCCGAGCTCAGCCTGCTGCAGGACCTTGAGGACTGCGAGGTCGAAGCCATGCTGGACGGCGTCAACAAGATTCGCGCCCGCATCGAGCAGATGCACGAGCAGCACTCAGCCCAGGCCCAGCCCGGCACCGAGGAGCGCGCATGA
- a CDS encoding LysR family transcriptional regulator, with amino-acid sequence MLHLTLRQFEIFCAVAQSGTTVAAAEAVALSQSATSAALQQLEQGLGVQLFERVGKRLVLNDAGRALLPQALSVLEQARGIEQTFSARAANMPVRLRVAASTTIGTYALPEVLARLARSHPLVRVDLQIANTQEVGEAVLAMEVDMGLIEGSSHWQGLEVEPWLRDELVIVASPQDPLAEQARSKPLGVAALRKAAWLLREAGSGTREMVEHALLPHLHQLPASATLGSSEAIARCVEQGLGISCLSRVLVQSQLQARALEILPTTLPRMWRNFSLVQRAGKRRSPALQAFVDACKAGGQPPPDPSAAQAPSTL; translated from the coding sequence ATGCTGCATCTCACCTTGCGTCAGTTCGAGATCTTCTGCGCCGTGGCTCAAAGCGGGACCACGGTGGCTGCCGCAGAGGCCGTAGCGCTCTCGCAGTCGGCCACCAGTGCCGCGCTGCAGCAGCTGGAACAAGGCCTGGGCGTGCAACTGTTCGAGCGCGTGGGCAAGCGCCTGGTGCTCAACGATGCCGGCCGCGCGCTGCTGCCCCAGGCCCTGAGCGTGCTGGAGCAGGCAAGAGGCATAGAACAGACGTTTTCCGCGCGTGCGGCCAATATGCCGGTGCGCCTGCGCGTGGCTGCCAGCACCACCATCGGCACCTATGCGTTGCCCGAAGTGCTGGCGCGGCTGGCACGCTCGCATCCGCTGGTGCGCGTGGACCTGCAGATCGCCAACACCCAGGAAGTGGGCGAAGCCGTGCTGGCCATGGAGGTCGACATGGGCCTGATCGAGGGCAGCAGCCACTGGCAGGGGCTGGAGGTCGAGCCCTGGCTGCGCGATGAACTGGTCATCGTGGCATCGCCGCAGGACCCGCTGGCCGAGCAGGCGCGCAGCAAGCCGCTGGGCGTGGCAGCGCTGCGCAAGGCGGCATGGCTGCTGCGCGAGGCGGGCTCGGGCACGCGCGAGATGGTCGAGCATGCGCTGCTGCCGCATCTGCACCAGCTGCCTGCAAGCGCCACGCTGGGCAGTTCCGAGGCGATTGCACGCTGTGTCGAGCAGGGGCTGGGCATCAGCTGTCTGTCGCGCGTGCTGGTGCAGTCACAGCTGCAGGCTCGGGCGCTCGAAATTCTGCCCACCACGCTGCCGCGAATGTGGCGCAACTTCTCTCTGGTGCAGCGCGCCGGCAAGCGCCGCTCGCCCGCGCTGCAGGCCTTTGTCGACGCCTGCAAGGCCGGCGGGCAGCCGCCGCCCGATCCGTCCGCGGCTCAAGCGCCAAGCACGCTGTAG
- a CDS encoding CreA family protein yields the protein MRTTMKLLSAVLALGAATVGTMAFVGMSHAEQIGAVDTVFKWIGPDHKIVVDAYDDPKVPGVTCYVSRAKTGGIKGGLGLAEDRSEASIACQATGSIQFPAPLRQQEEVFTERTSLLFKRLRVVRMVDAKRNALIYMTYSDRVIEGSPQNSVTAVAVPQGTAIPLK from the coding sequence ATGCGTACCACCATGAAATTGCTCTCCGCCGTTCTGGCCCTTGGGGCCGCCACCGTAGGAACCATGGCCTTTGTCGGCATGAGCCATGCCGAACAGATCGGCGCCGTGGATACCGTCTTCAAGTGGATTGGCCCGGATCACAAGATCGTGGTCGATGCCTATGACGACCCCAAGGTGCCGGGCGTGACCTGCTATGTCTCGCGCGCCAAGACCGGCGGCATCAAGGGCGGCCTTGGTCTGGCCGAGGATCGCTCGGAGGCGTCTATCGCCTGCCAGGCCACGGGCAGTATCCAGTTCCCCGCGCCGCTCAGGCAGCAGGAAGAAGTGTTTACCGAGCGCACCTCGCTGCTGTTCAAGCGCCTGCGTGTGGTGCGCATGGTCGATGCCAAGCGCAATGCCCTGATCTATATGACCTACTCGGACCGGGTGATCGAGGGCTCGCCTCAGAACAGCGTCACCGCCGTGGCCGTGCCCCAGGGCACGGCTATCCCGTTGAAATAG
- a CDS encoding TonB-dependent receptor, with the protein MNKIFLPLVVGGIAWPCLAQTATESSDLPERSRTLGVVTVNGGQPSSLPTQIPTTIEGITREEIETRINATDSEDALKYLPSLLVRKRYIGDYNHAILSTRASGTGNSARSAVYADGILLSNYLGNGIANGSNYAPRWGLVTPEEIERVDVMYGPFSAAYPGNSAGAVVDYVTRMPDKLEAHVAAGYAHQSAGVLGSSGHYRSWNTSASIGSRSGDWSYWINLSRSDSQGQPMTFPTVLQSAGVAGGAGTRVTGAIAGLSTTNQPWYILGAGTQYRTRQDHAKIKLAYDITPTLRASYTLGWWQNSARGSSETYLRGPDGQPVYSGNINIDGKTYKLADTAFGLSQDQQTHTMHGVSLKSHTQGELDWELSASLYDYGKDQQRVPIVAQPAANLGGKGTLQDQDGTGWNTLAAKGTWRPQGMKGAHIVDFGLGRDAYKLNIGKYNVLGDWQSGPANEQSIVSQVGGRAETRYAWAQDSWQLARDWKAVLGLRWEDWTASQGHTATASSQLSYAQRSESHFSPKAALAYQLARSTMLKASLGRAVRFPTVGELYGATSGGALSFINDPNLKPEKSWTGELTAEQDLGNGLLRATWFHERTRDALYSQLIAGTTISAVQNVDQVRTSGLELAYSAQSVWIRGLDLGGSLTWANSRITANAANPASVSKWQPRVPRWRATAWATYKPDERWALTVAARYSGRQYSNLDNSDAHADTYMGASQYFSVDLRARYQIDRQLSAAFGIDNANNARYWNFHPYPQRTFSASLRWDL; encoded by the coding sequence ATGAACAAGATTTTTCTGCCACTCGTGGTCGGTGGCATCGCCTGGCCGTGCCTGGCCCAGACTGCCACCGAATCCAGCGATCTGCCCGAGCGCAGCCGGACCCTGGGCGTGGTCACCGTCAACGGCGGCCAGCCCAGCTCGCTGCCCACGCAGATTCCGACCACCATCGAAGGCATCACGCGCGAGGAGATAGAGACCCGCATCAATGCCACCGACAGCGAAGATGCCCTGAAATATCTGCCCAGCCTGCTGGTGCGCAAGCGCTATATCGGCGACTACAACCACGCCATCCTCTCCACGCGGGCTTCGGGCACGGGCAATAGCGCGCGCTCGGCCGTCTATGCCGACGGCATTCTGCTGTCCAACTATCTGGGCAACGGCATTGCCAACGGCAGCAACTACGCACCGCGCTGGGGCCTGGTGACGCCCGAGGAGATCGAACGCGTCGACGTCATGTACGGCCCGTTCTCGGCCGCCTACCCCGGCAATTCCGCCGGCGCCGTGGTGGACTATGTGACGCGCATGCCCGACAAGCTCGAAGCCCATGTGGCGGCGGGCTATGCCCACCAGAGCGCCGGCGTGCTGGGCAGCAGCGGCCATTACCGCAGCTGGAATACCAGCGCTTCCATAGGCAGCAGAAGCGGCGACTGGTCGTACTGGATCAATCTGAGCCGCAGCGACAGCCAGGGCCAGCCCATGACCTTCCCCACCGTGCTGCAGTCCGCCGGCGTGGCGGGCGGTGCCGGCACGCGCGTGACTGGCGCAATCGCCGGGCTCAGCACCACCAACCAGCCCTGGTACATCCTGGGTGCGGGCACGCAGTACCGTACCAGGCAGGATCACGCCAAGATCAAGCTGGCCTATGACATCACGCCCACGCTGCGCGCCAGCTACACGCTGGGCTGGTGGCAGAACAGCGCCCGAGGCAGCTCCGAGACCTATCTGCGCGGGCCGGACGGCCAGCCGGTTTACAGCGGCAATATCAATATCGACGGCAAGACCTACAAGCTGGCAGACACCGCATTCGGACTGAGCCAGGACCAGCAGACCCACACCATGCATGGCGTCTCGCTCAAAAGCCATACCCAGGGCGAGCTCGACTGGGAGCTCAGCGCCAGTCTCTATGACTACGGCAAGGATCAGCAGCGCGTGCCCATCGTGGCCCAGCCGGCTGCCAATCTGGGCGGCAAGGGCACGCTGCAGGATCAGGACGGCACGGGCTGGAACACGCTGGCTGCCAAGGGCACATGGCGGCCGCAGGGAATGAAAGGCGCACATATCGTGGATTTCGGCCTGGGCCGCGATGCCTACAAGCTCAACATCGGCAAATACAACGTGCTCGGCGACTGGCAGTCCGGCCCGGCCAACGAGCAGTCCATCGTCAGCCAGGTCGGCGGCAGGGCCGAGACCCGCTATGCCTGGGCACAGGACAGCTGGCAGCTGGCCAGAGACTGGAAGGCCGTGCTGGGCCTGCGCTGGGAGGACTGGACGGCCAGCCAGGGCCACACCGCCACGGCCAGCAGCCAGCTGAGTTACGCCCAGCGCAGCGAATCGCATTTCTCGCCCAAGGCCGCGCTGGCCTATCAGCTGGCCCGCAGCACCATGCTCAAGGCATCGCTGGGCCGTGCCGTGCGCTTTCCCACGGTGGGCGAGCTGTATGGCGCGACCTCTGGCGGCGCGCTGTCCTTCATCAACGACCCGAATCTGAAACCCGAAAAGTCCTGGACGGGCGAGCTGACGGCCGAGCAAGACCTGGGCAATGGTTTGCTGCGCGCCACCTGGTTCCACGAGCGCACGCGTGATGCGCTTTACAGCCAGCTGATTGCCGGCACAACCATCTCTGCGGTGCAGAACGTGGATCAGGTCAGGACCTCGGGGCTGGAGCTGGCTTACTCGGCGCAATCGGTGTGGATTCGGGGGCTGGACCTGGGCGGCAGCCTGACCTGGGCCAATTCGCGCATCACGGCCAATGCCGCCAATCCGGCCAGCGTGAGTAAATGGCAGCCGCGCGTGCCGCGCTGGCGTGCCACGGCCTGGGCCACCTACAAGCCCGATGAACGCTGGGCCCTGACGGTGGCCGCGCGCTACAGCGGGCGCCAGTACTCGAATCTGGACAACAGCGATGCGCATGCCGACACCTATATGGGTGCCAGCCAGTATTTCAGCGTCGATCTGCGGGCCCGCTATCAGATCGACAGACAGCTATCGGCAGCCTTTGGCATAGACAACGCCAACAATGCCAGGTACTGGAACTTCCATCCCTATCCGCAGAGAACCTTTAGCGCTTCCCTGCGCTGGGACCTTTAA
- a CDS encoding YeiH family protein codes for MNTTTLKNSAPSQGWMHKTGGMIPGLLLAGAIAAVATWAAQFPAIRNNGLSALTLAIIIGLLVGNTVYPAIASQCASGIAFTKARLLRTGIVLYGLRLTFQDIGQVGMAGVVIDALVLSSTFLLAQWIGQKLLGMDKRTTMLVGAGASICGAAAVLATEPVVKGRAEDVAVAVATVVVFGTIGTFLYPALFHWNAEYGWIDTSMQQYGVFVGSTVHEVAQVVAAGEAIGSQAADTAVIAKMVRVMMLAPFLLVLSMWLTRSERALGVNDGQPGNRITIPWFAVGFVAMAGVNSLGVLPKEVVSVGIQLDNALLALAMAALGLTTHIRAVRAAGTRPLILALALFAWLLIAGLALNLWIPTLF; via the coding sequence ATGAACACTACAACACTGAAAAACTCCGCACCCTCGCAAGGCTGGATGCACAAGACCGGCGGGATGATTCCGGGCCTGCTGCTGGCGGGCGCCATCGCTGCCGTGGCCACCTGGGCCGCGCAGTTTCCGGCCATCAGGAACAACGGACTGAGCGCGCTGACGCTGGCCATCATCATCGGCCTGCTGGTCGGCAACACCGTCTATCCCGCCATCGCCAGCCAGTGCGCCAGCGGCATCGCCTTCACCAAGGCCCGCCTGCTGCGCACCGGCATCGTGCTCTACGGTCTGCGCCTGACCTTCCAGGACATCGGCCAGGTCGGCATGGCCGGCGTGGTGATCGATGCACTGGTGCTGTCCAGCACCTTTTTGCTGGCGCAGTGGATAGGCCAGAAACTGCTGGGCATGGACAAGCGCACCACCATGCTGGTGGGAGCCGGCGCTTCCATCTGCGGCGCGGCCGCCGTGCTGGCCACCGAGCCCGTGGTCAAGGGGCGCGCCGAGGACGTGGCCGTGGCCGTGGCAACCGTGGTGGTGTTCGGCACCATAGGCACTTTTCTCTACCCGGCGCTGTTCCACTGGAATGCCGAGTACGGCTGGATAGACACCAGCATGCAGCAGTACGGCGTTTTCGTCGGCTCCACCGTGCATGAGGTGGCCCAGGTCGTGGCCGCCGGCGAGGCCATAGGCAGCCAGGCTGCGGACACGGCCGTGATCGCCAAGATGGTGCGCGTGATGATGCTGGCGCCCTTCCTGCTGGTGCTGTCCATGTGGCTGACACGCAGCGAACGGGCCCTGGGCGTGAACGACGGCCAGCCCGGCAACCGGATCACCATTCCCTGGTTTGCCGTGGGCTTCGTGGCCATGGCCGGCGTCAACTCCCTGGGCGTGCTGCCCAAGGAAGTGGTCAGCGTTGGCATTCAACTCGACAACGCGCTGCTGGCCCTGGCCATGGCCGCTCTGGGCCTGACCACCCATATCCGCGCCGTGCGTGCTGCGGGCACCCGGCCGCTGATTCTGGCCCTGGCGCTGTTTGCCTGGCTGCTGATCGCCGGCCTGGCATTGAACCTCTGGATTCCAACACTGTTTTGA